The window AAAGTTGTTCCATCCGCAAAGATCGATCCCGCGCTCTTTTCCCTGCTCGTCGTGTTCATCCTCGGCGCGGTCGTGCTCTTGGACTACGCCACAGTCGTGAGCGAGAGCTTTTTCCCGTTACCCGAGGAGATGCGGAAGACGATCGACGGCATAATGGAGGCGAAGACCTCGGGCGCCGTGGCGTGGAAGCTCTTTCTGCTGTGCGTGGTCCCTGGCTTCTGCGAGGAGATATTCTTCAGGGGTTTCTGCCAGGGCTCTCTTGCGGCCAGGTGGGGCAACGCGTGGGCGATCGCGTTGACCTCCGCGCTCTTCGCGCTGATGCACGGCAACGTATATCACATGCATCTCTATTTTCTTTTGGGGATCGTCTTCGGATGGGTCTTCTACGCGACCGGCTCGATCTGGGCCGCGATCTTCTGTCACGTCTTCAACAACTCGTGGACCTTCATCAATCACGTCAGGGGGTTCAAGTTCCCGTTCGACGAAAACACGCACGGCATCGACGTCGCGATATGCATCTTCGCTGCGATCATCACAGTCGCATCCGCTATCATCATTCTGCGTCGCAGAAGGCGGTCAGGACATGGTCATGTCTCTGCAGATCCGCATTCCAAGCGGTTTTCTGGTTGATTATCCCTTTAAAAGCTGATTTGGTGATGGAAACAGGGCAAGAGCCTTTGCAAACTCAAGCCGGACGTGCGTTTTATGGCAACGCAGGTCAAAGAAGTTCTTTGACAAAATAATCCTTATAAATCAAATAATTATATAAATATTCTATACATTACTTTTAGCACTCACTACAACGGCCGGATTTAAAGACTCTTTTTTATCCGACACGAACGTCCCCTCTTTTTCAAAAAACCCAGTTTTTTCAAGGCATTAGAAAGCAAAAGAACTTGACGGGCTCTGCGTTTTATCGCTATTTTCCCAATAAGTGGGAAGAAGTGGTATCGATTCCTAAACCATGGGAAAGACGCATGTTTCGTGGGAGATATAACCATCAGATAGACGCGAAGGGGCGGCTCTCAGTTCCTTCCAAGTTCCGCGAGCTTTTGGCCGCGAACTTTGACGAGAGACTCATCATCACCAATTTCGACGAGTGCCTCTGGGCGTATCCGGTGGCCGAGTGGCAGAAGCTCGAGAAGAAGGTCTCGGAGCTCCCGCAGTTCAGGGAAGAGGTCAAGGCCCTCCAGAGGATCTTCATATCCGCAGCAGCCGAGTGCCCGATAGACGGACAGGGCCGCATACTCATACCGCCCACGCTTCGCGGCTACGCCGGATTATCGAAGGACGTGGTGATCGTCGGCATGACCCGCCGCATAGAGATATGGGCGGAGGATCGCTGGGAGGAAGCCTTCAGGGACGCCAGGGTCAAACTTGATTCCATGGGGGACAGGCTCGCCGAGCTGGGCCTCTAGCTGCGCAAGGAAAACCGATGTTCGAGGTCAAGAGAGTTCACGACATATCGGTGGTGGGAGTGATGGGCGAGCTGTCGCGTCGCAACGTCCACGTGCTCGAAGATCTGCTTTCTTCGTTGTCTAGTTGCGATCAGAGAAACGTAGTTCTCAATTTCGAGGGGCTCAAACACCTCGACTACAAACTCGTGCAGAGGATCGCAGAGCGAATAATAGAGTTCCAATGCGACGGCGGCGATCTGAAGATGGCCGCGGCGAACGGTTACGTGAAGAACATCCTGGAGGCGATGGGCCTCGATGAAGAGGTCTACGCTTCGGTAGAGGATGCGTTGCTGAGTTTCGTGGGCGACGCGCCCGGCGGGGATCTTCAATGACAGGCGGCGCCGGCGAATTTCCGCGCGGCGAATTTCATGTCCCTGTGATGGCGGATGCCGTGCTGAAACTCCTCAAGCTGCGGCCGGGCGAGGTGGCCGTGGACGCCACACTTGGGGGCGGAGGCCACGCGCGTATGCTGCTCGAGGCGATTTCTCCCGATGGGCTGCTCATTGGAATCGACAGGGATGCACGGGCTATCGAGGAGGCGGGTGCGGCGCTGGCCGCATCCGGCGGCAGGTCGAAGCTGATCCGTGCGAGGAT of the bacterium genome contains:
- a CDS encoding type II CAAX endopeptidase family protein, which encodes MMRKLFSYGGVASPALVFFSASLVMLMQTPVSLIIRAGWLSSGILLNEILIIAGLPIFFIFVLGLDRRKVVPSAKIDPALFSLLVVFILGAVVLLDYATVVSESFFPLPEEMRKTIDGIMEAKTSGAVAWKLFLLCVVPGFCEEIFFRGFCQGSLAARWGNAWAIALTSALFALMHGNVYHMHLYFLLGIVFGWVFYATGSIWAAIFCHVFNNSWTFINHVRGFKFPFDENTHGIDVAICIFAAIITVASAIIILRRRRRSGHGHVSADPHSKRFSG
- the mraZ gene encoding division/cell wall cluster transcriptional repressor MraZ — protein: MFRGRYNHQIDAKGRLSVPSKFRELLAANFDERLIITNFDECLWAYPVAEWQKLEKKVSELPQFREEVKALQRIFISAAAECPIDGQGRILIPPTLRGYAGLSKDVVIVGMTRRIEIWAEDRWEEAFRDARVKLDSMGDRLAELGL
- a CDS encoding STAS domain-containing protein — encoded protein: MFEVKRVHDISVVGVMGELSRRNVHVLEDLLSSLSSCDQRNVVLNFEGLKHLDYKLVQRIAERIIEFQCDGGDLKMAAANGYVKNILEAMGLDEEVYASVEDALLSFVGDAPGGDLQ